A genomic region of Vitreoscilla filiformis contains the following coding sequences:
- a CDS encoding SDR family NAD(P)-dependent oxidoreductase, with amino-acid sequence MPQTFPLTIVTGASRGLGAALVRQCLQRRHTVIGVARTSEPALDEMAEREGAILHQWRFDLNEPERAAWPLLEWLQAQPGDRYPAVTLINNAGYMAPLLPLSAQAPEDTGRALRVGLEAAMVLTGLFLRGTQSWTGARKVLNISSGLGQRPMASGAAYCAAKAGLDHFSRCVALEEAQRPNGARVVSLAPGVIDTDMQVQLRQADPQAFPDQPSFARLHAHGQLLHPDDVARCVMAWWERPDFGQNVVADVRKP; translated from the coding sequence ATGCCTCAAACTTTTCCACTGACCATCGTCACGGGTGCTTCTCGTGGTCTGGGTGCGGCGCTGGTGCGCCAGTGTTTGCAGCGGCGCCACACCGTCATCGGCGTGGCGCGCACCTCGGAGCCGGCACTGGACGAAATGGCCGAACGTGAAGGTGCGATCTTGCACCAATGGCGCTTCGACTTGAACGAGCCAGAGCGAGCGGCTTGGCCCTTGCTGGAGTGGTTGCAAGCGCAACCCGGGGATCGTTACCCGGCGGTCACGCTCATCAACAATGCGGGATACATGGCGCCGCTGCTGCCTTTGTCGGCGCAAGCACCGGAGGACACGGGGCGGGCTTTGCGCGTCGGTCTGGAAGCAGCGATGGTGTTGACGGGGCTGTTCTTGCGCGGCACACAAAGTTGGACGGGGGCGCGCAAGGTGCTGAACATCTCGTCGGGTTTGGGGCAGCGGCCCATGGCGTCCGGTGCGGCTTACTGTGCGGCCAAGGCGGGGCTGGATCATTTCAGCCGCTGCGTGGCGTTGGAAGAAGCGCAGCGGCCCAACGGAGCGCGGGTGGTGTCACTGGCGCCCGGGGTGATCGACACGGACATGCAAGTCCAACTGCGCCAAGCCGACCCGCAGGCGTTTCCCGATCAACCCAGCTTCGCCCGCCTGCACGCTCACGGCCAGTTGCTGCACCCTGACGACGTGGCGCGGTGCGTGATGGCCTGGTGGGAGCGCCCGGATTTCGGGCAGAACGTGGTGGCGGATGTGCGGAAGCCGTGA
- a CDS encoding DUF6691 family protein, with product MLNRLLQQLLRYIDLVFITLCSPPVPGLLRGAVVLVCGGLFGYGLGLSTMISPREVSEFLLLNNLGLLLVLGSAVGVAAVFLLLAPRGMPQPLLGGVFERNHVAINLPLVLGALLFGIGWGMTGVCPGPALAGLGAGNWEMLWSLLGLLAGGLLHGLVMSWFDRRP from the coding sequence ATGCTGAACCGTTTGTTGCAGCAACTGCTGCGCTACATCGACCTGGTGTTCATCACGCTGTGCAGCCCCCCGGTGCCTGGCCTCCTGCGCGGGGCGGTGGTTCTGGTGTGCGGTGGGCTGTTTGGCTACGGCCTGGGCCTGTCCACCATGATCTCCCCTCGGGAGGTGTCCGAGTTCTTGCTGTTGAACAACCTGGGGCTGCTGTTGGTGCTGGGTTCGGCTGTGGGTGTCGCTGCTGTGTTTTTGCTGCTGGCCCCGCGAGGCATGCCGCAGCCGCTGCTGGGTGGCGTTTTCGAGCGCAATCATGTGGCCATCAACCTCCCGCTGGTGCTGGGGGCCTTGCTGTTTGGCATCGGTTGGGGCATGACGGGGGTCTGCCCCGGCCCCGCCCTGGCGGGCCTGGGCGCGGGCAACTGGGAAATGCTGTGGTCTCTCCTCGGTCTGCTGGCCGGTGGCCTGCTGCACGGTCTGGTGATGAGCTGGTTTGACCGTCGCCCTTGA
- a CDS encoding pseudouridine synthase, which produces MGGLQAKVPAGLPPVVWLDEQMVAVDKPSGLLSVPGRGAEHADCVSARVQAVWADAAIVHRLDMGTSGVLVLGRGAQAQRALSRAFEQRQTDKVYEAVVSGLLADDAGEIDWPLICDWPNRPRQKIDPVLGKPSLTRWEVLARDPVHGTTRLRLKPVTGRSHQLRVHLMALGHPILGDELYAPPEVVAQAPRLLLHACTLSLPHPVSGVRVCLQAPVPF; this is translated from the coding sequence GTGGGGGGATTGCAAGCCAAAGTCCCGGCGGGGCTGCCGCCCGTGGTGTGGCTGGATGAACAAATGGTGGCGGTGGACAAGCCTTCGGGTTTGCTGTCCGTCCCCGGGCGGGGGGCTGAGCATGCCGACTGCGTCAGCGCCCGCGTGCAAGCCGTGTGGGCCGATGCAGCCATCGTGCATCGCTTGGACATGGGCACCTCCGGCGTCTTGGTGCTGGGGCGGGGCGCACAGGCCCAGCGTGCCCTGAGTCGGGCCTTCGAGCAGCGTCAGACCGACAAGGTCTACGAGGCCGTGGTCAGCGGTTTGTTGGCCGACGATGCGGGCGAAATCGACTGGCCGCTGATCTGTGATTGGCCCAACCGGCCACGCCAAAAAATCGATCCCGTGCTGGGCAAACCGTCCCTGACGCGCTGGGAGGTGTTGGCGCGTGACCCCGTTCACGGCACCACCCGGCTGCGGTTGAAACCGGTGACCGGGCGTTCTCACCAACTGCGTGTGCATTTGATGGCGCTGGGCCACCCCATCTTGGGGGATGAGTTGTATGCCCCGCCAGAGGTGGTGGCCCAAGCGCCGCGTTTGCTGCTGCACGCTTGCACCCTGAGTCTGCCGCATCCGGTGAGTGGGGTGCGTGTGTGCTTGCAGGCGCCTGTGCCGTTCTGA
- the pepN gene encoding aminopeptidase N: MMLLREALAPMVRRQDYSAPAYRIRAVELTFDLDAAKTIVGSRLSVERDTALPVQPLRLDGEDLNLLRVLVDGQSVSFRHENGQLVIDAPAAEAFTLEIRNTIAPEKNTQLSGLYASGSGLFTQCEAEGFRRITYFLDRPDVMTVFTVTLRADKKKYPVLLSNGNLLEQGELANGKHFAKWHDPFPKPAYLFAVVAADLVAREQRVLSRSGKEHLLQVYVKRGDLDKTEHAMNSLIASMVWDEARFGLALDLERFMIVAVPDFNMGAMENKGLNLFNTKFVLANAATATDVDFDGIESVVAHEYFHNWTGNRVTCRDWFQLSLKEGLTVFRDQEFSMDMAGSPSARGVRRIGDVRVLRERQFPEDAGPMAHPVRPDAYQAIDNFYTATVYEKGSEVVRMMHTLVGREGFAAGMKLYFARHDGQAVTCDDFAQAMADANPDSALAANLELFKRWYAQAGTPRLQARGVWDAEARTWTLTLAQHNPPSPGQADKLPQLIPVALGLLKRDGTALPLQLAGEAEAGGTERVLVMTEATQSFTFVNVDAEVVPSLLRGFSAPVVLDDGLSDADLLVLLAHDTDAFNRWEAGQRLAANRIRAALAAPVEAPVVLDDAFIAAMRALLRDASLDAAFKELVLTLPSEIYLADQIEGIDPQRLHAVRESLIDQLAAALHADWAWAFEAHQVKVGYKPDAWQTGQRALANLALAMLVRHAVATGDPLWPGKAYQRFKDASNMTDRLGALEALVNAHAELAEPALARFHAQFKGEALVLDKWFMLQARAPERDGRVFARIQQLLQHPDFTLGNPNRARALLFSLTHFNPAAFHRLDAAGYAFWADKVLALDTANPQLASRYARALDRWRNLAEPYRSAAREAIARVAAKPDLSGDTHEIIQRALAD, translated from the coding sequence ATGATGTTGTTGCGTGAAGCGCTGGCGCCCATGGTGCGCCGGCAGGACTACAGCGCCCCGGCCTACCGCATCCGTGCGGTGGAGCTGACGTTCGATCTGGACGCGGCCAAGACCATCGTTGGCAGCCGTCTGAGCGTGGAGCGCGACACCGCCTTGCCCGTGCAGCCGCTGCGCTTGGATGGCGAAGACCTGAACCTGTTGCGCGTGTTGGTGGATGGCCAGAGCGTGTCCTTCCGCCACGAGAACGGCCAATTGGTGATCGATGCGCCGGCAGCGGAGGCGTTCACGCTCGAAATCCGCAACACGATTGCGCCGGAAAAGAACACGCAGTTGTCGGGGCTGTACGCCTCGGGCTCGGGCCTCTTTACGCAGTGCGAGGCCGAGGGCTTCCGCCGCATCACCTATTTCTTGGATCGCCCGGACGTGATGACGGTGTTCACCGTCACGCTGCGCGCTGACAAGAAGAAGTACCCGGTGCTGCTGTCCAACGGCAATCTGCTGGAGCAAGGCGAGCTGGCCAACGGCAAGCACTTCGCCAAGTGGCACGACCCGTTCCCGAAACCCGCTTACCTGTTCGCCGTGGTGGCCGCTGACTTGGTGGCGCGTGAGCAGCGTGTCCTCAGCCGCAGTGGCAAAGAGCATCTGTTGCAGGTCTACGTGAAGCGCGGCGATCTGGACAAGACCGAACACGCCATGAACTCGCTCATCGCCTCGATGGTGTGGGACGAGGCGCGTTTCGGCCTGGCGCTGGATCTGGAGCGCTTCATGATCGTGGCGGTGCCCGACTTCAACATGGGCGCGATGGAAAACAAGGGGCTCAACCTCTTCAACACCAAATTCGTGCTGGCCAACGCCGCCACGGCCACCGATGTGGATTTCGACGGCATCGAAAGCGTGGTGGCGCACGAATACTTCCACAACTGGACGGGCAACCGCGTCACCTGCCGGGATTGGTTCCAACTTTCGCTGAAGGAGGGCCTGACCGTCTTCCGCGACCAAGAGTTCAGCATGGACATGGCGGGCAGCCCGTCCGCCCGAGGCGTGCGCCGCATCGGTGATGTGCGCGTGCTGCGCGAGCGCCAGTTCCCTGAAGATGCCGGCCCGATGGCCCACCCGGTGCGCCCGGACGCTTACCAAGCCATCGACAACTTCTACACCGCCACGGTGTACGAAAAGGGCTCCGAAGTGGTGCGCATGATGCACACCCTGGTGGGCCGCGAAGGCTTTGCCGCCGGCATGAAGCTGTACTTTGCGCGCCACGACGGCCAGGCCGTGACCTGCGACGATTTCGCCCAAGCGATGGCCGACGCCAACCCGGACAGCGCGCTGGCGGCGAACCTGGAACTGTTCAAACGCTGGTACGCCCAAGCCGGCACGCCGCGCTTGCAAGCGCGTGGCGTGTGGGATGCCGAAGCTCGCACTTGGACGCTGACGCTGGCGCAACACAACCCGCCCAGCCCTGGCCAAGCCGACAAGCTGCCGCAGCTCATCCCCGTGGCGCTGGGGTTGTTGAAGCGCGACGGCACCGCGTTGCCGCTGCAACTGGCCGGTGAAGCCGAAGCCGGCGGCACCGAGCGCGTGCTGGTGATGACCGAGGCGACGCAAAGCTTCACCTTCGTGAACGTGGATGCCGAGGTGGTGCCTTCGCTGCTGCGCGGTTTCTCCGCGCCGGTGGTGCTGGACGATGGCCTGAGCGACGCCGATCTGCTGGTGCTGCTGGCCCATGACACCGACGCCTTCAACCGCTGGGAAGCTGGCCAGCGTCTGGCGGCCAACCGCATTCGCGCCGCGCTGGCCGCACCGGTGGAAGCGCCGGTGGTGCTGGATGACGCCTTCATCGCTGCCATGCGCGCCCTGCTGCGCGATGCGTCGCTGGACGCTGCGTTCAAAGAACTGGTGTTGACGCTGCCGTCGGAAATTTATCTGGCGGATCAGATCGAAGGCATCGATCCGCAGCGCTTGCATGCCGTGCGCGAAAGCTTGATCGACCAACTCGCTGCGGCCCTGCATGCAGATTGGGCCTGGGCGTTCGAAGCGCATCAAGTCAAGGTCGGTTACAAGCCGGACGCTTGGCAAACCGGTCAGCGGGCTTTGGCCAATCTGGCGCTGGCGATGTTGGTGCGCCACGCCGTGGCCACGGGCGATCCGCTCTGGCCCGGCAAGGCTTACCAGCGTTTCAAAGACGCCAGCAACATGACCGACCGCTTGGGCGCCCTCGAAGCCCTGGTGAACGCCCACGCCGAACTGGCCGAACCGGCGCTGGCGCGCTTTCACGCCCAGTTCAAGGGCGAGGCGCTGGTGTTGGACAAGTGGTTCATGCTGCAAGCCCGTGCGCCGGAGCGCGATGGCCGGGTGTTCGCCCGCATCCAGCAACTGCTTCAGCACCCGGATTTCACCCTGGGCAACCCGAACCGGGCGCGGGCGTTGCTGTTCTCACTCACCCACTTCAACCCGGCGGCGTTCCACCGGCTGGACGCCGCCGGCTACGCCTTCTGGGCCGACAAGGTGCTGGCGCTGGACACCGCCAACCCGCAACTGGCTTCGCGCTACGCCCGGGCGCTGGATCGCTGGCGCAACCTGGCCGAACCGTACCGCAGCGCAGCACGCGAGGCCATCGCCCGCGTGGCCGCCAAGCCCGATTTGAGCGGCGACACACACGAAATCATCCAACGCGCCTTGGCCGATTGA
- a CDS encoding YeeE/YedE family protein, which yields MLSDLFPPDPLPYLLGGMWIGLAIGLLYVFTGRFGGVSTTFSSTWSLVLKLSYFRQPSVWNARGWRLAYALGLVLGGLYWALHAPANTSLNSGLPAWRLFLGGLIAGVGARMASGCTAGHGICGLGSLRKASFVAVPVFLVAAIVTANVLQRLL from the coding sequence ATGTTGAGCGACCTCTTCCCCCCTGACCCCCTACCCTACCTGCTCGGCGGCATGTGGATTGGCCTGGCGATCGGGCTGTTGTACGTGTTCACCGGGCGTTTCGGCGGTGTAAGCACCACGTTCTCCTCAACGTGGTCGCTGGTGCTGAAGCTGTCTTACTTCCGTCAACCCTCGGTGTGGAACGCACGCGGCTGGCGCCTGGCCTATGCCCTGGGTTTGGTGCTGGGCGGCCTGTACTGGGCCCTGCACGCCCCTGCGAACACGTCGCTGAACAGCGGGCTGCCCGCGTGGCGGCTGTTCTTGGGCGGGTTGATCGCTGGTGTGGGCGCACGCATGGCCAGTGGCTGCACCGCCGGCCATGGCATTTGCGGCCTGGGTTCGCTGCGCAAAGCCTCTTTTGTGGCGGTGCCCGTGTTTTTGGTTGCGGCCATCGTCACGGCCAACGTCCTGCAACGCTTGCTCTGA
- a CDS encoding class 1 fructose-bisphosphatase has translation MTKRVSLTQYLVEQQREHGQIPAQLRLLIEVVARACKRIAISVNKGALGEVLGSAGSENVQGEVQKKLDIISNEVLIEANEWGGHLAAMASEEMDSIHVVPNRYPQGEYLLMFDPLDGSSNIDVNVSIGTIFSVLKKPNDDPNVIEPVSEADFLQPGHQQAAAGYCVYGPQTTLVLTVGHGVAMFTLDREQGSWVLTTDKVEIPADTKEFAINMSNMRHWAPPVSRYISECLAGKEGVRGKDFNMRWVASMVADVHRIMTRGGIFMYPWDKREPTKPGKLRLMYEANPMAFLIEQAGGMATNGTERIMDLPPTKLHERVSVILGSKNEVQRVTDYHKEAATPAA, from the coding sequence ATGACCAAACGTGTCAGCCTCACCCAGTACCTCGTTGAACAACAGCGCGAACATGGCCAAATCCCTGCTCAGTTGCGCTTGCTGATCGAGGTGGTGGCCCGTGCGTGCAAGCGCATCGCTATTTCCGTCAATAAGGGCGCGTTGGGCGAAGTGCTCGGCTCGGCTGGTTCGGAAAACGTGCAGGGTGAAGTGCAGAAGAAACTCGACATCATCTCCAACGAGGTGCTGATCGAGGCCAACGAATGGGGCGGCCACCTGGCGGCCATGGCCTCGGAGGAAATGGACTCCATCCACGTCGTGCCGAACCGCTACCCGCAAGGTGAATACCTGCTGATGTTCGACCCGCTGGATGGCTCTTCAAACATCGATGTGAACGTGTCCATCGGCACCATCTTCTCGGTGCTGAAGAAGCCCAACGACGATCCGAACGTGATTGAGCCAGTGAGCGAGGCGGATTTCCTCCAGCCCGGCCACCAGCAAGCGGCGGCGGGTTACTGCGTCTATGGCCCGCAAACCACCCTGGTGCTGACGGTGGGTCACGGCGTGGCGATGTTCACGCTGGATCGCGAGCAAGGCTCCTGGGTGCTGACCACCGACAAGGTGGAAATCCCGGCAGACACCAAGGAATTTGCCATCAACATGAGCAACATGCGCCACTGGGCGCCGCCGGTGAGCCGTTACATCAGCGAATGCTTGGCCGGCAAGGAAGGCGTGCGCGGCAAGGACTTCAACATGCGTTGGGTTGCGTCCATGGTGGCCGATGTGCATCGCATCATGACCCGTGGCGGCATCTTCATGTACCCGTGGGACAAGCGCGAGCCGACCAAGCCCGGCAAGCTGCGCCTGATGTACGAGGCCAACCCAATGGCTTTCTTGATTGAGCAAGCGGGCGGCATGGCGACCAACGGCACCGAGCGCATCATGGATCTGCCCCCGACCAAGCTGCACGAGCGTGTGTCGGTGATCCTCGGTTCGAAGAACGAGGTGCAGCGCGTGACGGACTATCACAAGGAAGCGGCCACGCCTGCGGCTTGA
- the prfB gene encoding peptide chain release factor 2 (programmed frameshift), giving the protein MDIERVNAIGTTLADLSARTEALRGYLDYDRKALRLTEVNATLENPAIWNDPKRAQELGKEKKQLDEVVGTIDHLTGQLADNAELFEMTKAEDDFDSLEAIEADADKLREAVELLEFRRMFSNPADPSNCFIDIQAGAGGTEACDWAGMLLRQYLKYCERKGFKATLEDETPGDVAGLKSATIKVEGEYAFGHLRTESGVHRLVRKSPFDSAGGRHTSFASLFVYPEIDDSIEIDINPADVRTDTYRASGAGGQHINKTDSAVRLTHIPTGIVVQCQDSRSQHSNRDVAWRRLRSRLYDYEMKKRMEEQQKLEDTKTDVGWGHQIRSYVLDQSRIKDLRTNVEISNTQKVLDGDLDTFIQASLKQGL; this is encoded by the exons ATGGACATCGAACGCGTCAACGCCATCGGCACCACCCTCGCAGACTTGAGCGCTCGCACCGAAGCGCTACGGGGGTATCTT GACTACGATCGCAAAGCCCTGCGCCTGACGGAAGTCAACGCCACGCTGGAGAACCCAGCGATTTGGAACGACCCGAAGCGCGCCCAAGAGCTGGGCAAGGAAAAGAAACAGCTCGACGAAGTGGTCGGCACCATCGACCACCTCACCGGCCAATTGGCGGACAACGCCGAGCTGTTCGAAATGACCAAGGCCGAGGATGACTTCGACAGCCTCGAAGCCATCGAAGCCGATGCCGACAAGCTGCGCGAAGCCGTTGAACTGCTCGAATTCCGCCGCATGTTCAGCAACCCAGCCGACCCGAGCAACTGCTTCATCGACATCCAAGCCGGTGCCGGCGGCACCGAGGCCTGTGATTGGGCGGGCATGTTGCTGCGTCAGTATCTGAAGTACTGCGAACGCAAGGGCTTCAAGGCCACGCTGGAAGACGAAACCCCGGGCGATGTCGCTGGCCTGAAAAGCGCCACCATCAAGGTGGAAGGCGAGTATGCGTTCGGCCACTTGCGCACCGAATCGGGCGTGCATCGGCTGGTGCGCAAGAGCCCGTTCGATTCGGCGGGTGGGCGCCACACCTCGTTCGCGTCGCTGTTCGTGTACCCGGAAATCGACGACTCGATCGAGATCGACATCAACCCGGCCGATGTGCGCACCGACACCTACCGCGCTTCCGGCGCTGGCGGTCAGCACATCAACAAAACCGACTCGGCGGTGCGGCTGACGCACATCCCGACCGGCATCGTCGTGCAGTGCCAAGACAGCCGCAGCCAGCACAGCAACCGCGATGTGGCCTGGCGCCGCCTGCGCTCGCGTCTGTACGACTACGAGATGAAAAAGCGCATGGAAGAGCAGCAAAAGCTCGAAGACACCAAAACCGACGTGGGTTGGGGTCACCAAATCCGTTCGTATGTGCTGGATCAGAGCCGCATCAAGGATTTGCGCACCAACGTCGAAATCTCCAACACCCAAAAGGTGCTGGACGGGGATTTGGACACCTTCATCCAAGCCAGTCTGAAACAGGGCCTCTGA